From a single Sebastes umbrosus isolate fSebUmb1 chromosome 17, fSebUmb1.pri, whole genome shotgun sequence genomic region:
- the mpzl2b gene encoding myelin protein zero-like protein 2b isoform X1 — protein sequence MSLKRKLCALLRWRQHLEKINHCKKKKGVRHVSGMEIYTPKELEAVNGTSVKLKCTFTSTHPVSTKSFTVAWNFRPINSGSDETVFYYQGEPFPPTEGRFKGHAVWSGDIMRRDVSITLHEVPPTFNGTYSCQVRNPPDVHGSSGEIVLSVVNKVSLSEISVLAAAVGGACAVILIFLAIFVAVRFYRKKRTEPDIEMQPREQVWKDPTVCSPEEAIHLTVLKKEKEVDSSDDEQSEPSSGDDEEEEGLEEDDDDDDDDDDDDDDDDDDDGGGGDD from the exons ATGTCATTGAAAAGGAAGTTATGTGCTTTGTTAAGGTGGAGACAACATCTTGAGAAAATAAATCACTGC aaaaaaaaaaaag GGGTTCGACATGTCAGTGGAATGGAAATATACACTCCAAAAGAGTTGGAAGCGGTCAACGGGACATCTGTGAAACTGAAGTGCACCTTCACTTCAACTCACCCAGTGTCGACTAAGTCCTTCACCGTGGCCTGGAACTTCCGGCCCATAAATTCAGGATCTGATGAGACG gtGTTTTACTACCAGGGTGAACCTTTCCCTCCCACGGAAGGGCGCTTTAAAGGCCATGCGGTGTGGTCAGGAGATATTATGAGACGGGACGTTTCCATCACCCTGCATGAGGTGCCTCCGACCTTTAATGGCACCTACAGCTGCCAGGTGCGCAACCCCCCAGATGTGCACGGCAGCAGCGGAGAGATCGTCCTCAGTGTCGTCAACAAAG TTTCCCTCTCTGAGATCAGCGTCCTGGCAGCGGCAGTCGGAGGTGCCTGTGCTGTAATCCTGATCTTCCTCGCTATCTTCGTGGCGGTGAGGTTCTACAGGAAAAAACGTACGGAACCCGACATCGAGATGCAGCCGCGGGAACAAGTGTGGAAGGACCCGACCGTGTG TTCACCCGAAGAGGCTATACATCTGACAGTTTtaaagaaggagaaagaagTTGATAGCTCAGATGATGAACAGTCTGAACCCAGCAGTGgagatgatgaggaagaggaaggccTTGAAGAGGATgacgacgacgatgatgatgatgatgatgatgacgacgacgatgacgatgatgatggtggtggtggtgatgattaA
- the mpzl2b gene encoding myelin protein zero-like protein 2b isoform X2, with protein MFSLMYRIWPLLLLGGLALPGVRHVSGMEIYTPKELEAVNGTSVKLKCTFTSTHPVSTKSFTVAWNFRPINSGSDETVFYYQGEPFPPTEGRFKGHAVWSGDIMRRDVSITLHEVPPTFNGTYSCQVRNPPDVHGSSGEIVLSVVNKVSLSEISVLAAAVGGACAVILIFLAIFVAVRFYRKKRTEPDIEMQPREQVWKDPTVCSPEEAIHLTVLKKEKEVDSSDDEQSEPSSGDDEEEEGLEEDDDDDDDDDDDDDDDDDDDGGGGDD; from the exons ATGTTTTCTCTCATGTATCGGATATGGCCTCTGCTTCTCCTGGGAGGACTCGCGCTACCAG GGGTTCGACATGTCAGTGGAATGGAAATATACACTCCAAAAGAGTTGGAAGCGGTCAACGGGACATCTGTGAAACTGAAGTGCACCTTCACTTCAACTCACCCAGTGTCGACTAAGTCCTTCACCGTGGCCTGGAACTTCCGGCCCATAAATTCAGGATCTGATGAGACG gtGTTTTACTACCAGGGTGAACCTTTCCCTCCCACGGAAGGGCGCTTTAAAGGCCATGCGGTGTGGTCAGGAGATATTATGAGACGGGACGTTTCCATCACCCTGCATGAGGTGCCTCCGACCTTTAATGGCACCTACAGCTGCCAGGTGCGCAACCCCCCAGATGTGCACGGCAGCAGCGGAGAGATCGTCCTCAGTGTCGTCAACAAAG TTTCCCTCTCTGAGATCAGCGTCCTGGCAGCGGCAGTCGGAGGTGCCTGTGCTGTAATCCTGATCTTCCTCGCTATCTTCGTGGCGGTGAGGTTCTACAGGAAAAAACGTACGGAACCCGACATCGAGATGCAGCCGCGGGAACAAGTGTGGAAGGACCCGACCGTGTG TTCACCCGAAGAGGCTATACATCTGACAGTTTtaaagaaggagaaagaagTTGATAGCTCAGATGATGAACAGTCTGAACCCAGCAGTGgagatgatgaggaagaggaaggccTTGAAGAGGATgacgacgacgatgatgatgatgatgatgatgacgacgacgatgacgatgatgatggtggtggtggtgatgattaA
- the pafah1b2 gene encoding platelet-activating factor acetylhydrolase IB subunit beta isoform X1, translating to MIHCRISAWKVFPVVVLLVFLALWLTSQERALPIYGSPSTTSINYRRMSGDEMNPAAVAQSVEDVQGDDRWMSQHTRFVQECKDAEPDVLFVGDSLVQLMQQYEVWRDVFSPLHALNFGIAGDTTCNVLWRLQNGELENIRPKVVVLWVGTNNYQHTAEQVAGGILAIAQLLTSHLPKAKVVVLGLLPRGERPNPLREKNAAVNEYLRSWLPRLGRAQVLDVSGEFVHSDGAISPQDMFDFLHLTPTGYRSIAKPLSDLLLQILNETPEERRASLV from the exons ATGATTCATTGCAGGATCAGCGCTTGGAAGGTTTTCCCAGTGGTTGTACTTCTGGTTTTTCTTGCCCTGTGGCTGACCTCTCAGGAAAGAGCACTTCCAATTTATGGGTCGCCCTCAACAACCTCCATAAATTACAGAAG GATGAGTGGTGATGAAATGAACCCAGCTGCAGTGGCTCAGTCAGTGGAGGATGTACAAGGAGATGACCGGTGGATGTCACAG cacacAAGATTTGTGCAGGAGTGTAAGGATGCTGAACCAGACGTGCTTTTTGTGGGGGATTCTTTGGTACAACTAATGCAGCAGTATGAG GTCTGGAGGGACGTATTCTCTCCTCTTCATGCGCTCAACTTTGGCATTGCAGGGGATACCACTTGTAATGTGCTGTGGAGGCTGCAGAACGGAGAGCTGGAGAACATCCGTCCCAAG GTGGTGGTGTTGTGGGTAGGAACCAACAATTACCAACACACAGCAGAGCAAGTTGCTGGAGGAATTCTTGCTATCGCGCAGCTGCTCACCTCCCACCTGCCCAAGGCAAAGGTAGTTGTACTG GGTTTGTTGCCTCGAGGAGAGCGACCCAACCCATTGAGGGAGAAGAACGCGGCGGTTAATGAGTACCTGCGCTCCTGGCTGCCACGGCTGGGCCGGGCTCAGGTCCTAGATGTGAGCGGGGAGTTCGTTCACTCCGACGGAGCCATCAGCCCGCAGGACATGTTCGACTTCCTCCACCTGACGCCGACGGGTTACCGCAGCATTGCAAAGCCCCTCAGCGACCTGCTGCTTCAGATATTGAATGAGACGCCAGAGGAGCGGCGGGCGTCGCTGGTTTGA
- the pafah1b2 gene encoding platelet-activating factor acetylhydrolase IB subunit beta isoform X2 translates to MSGDEMNPAAVAQSVEDVQGDDRWMSQHTRFVQECKDAEPDVLFVGDSLVQLMQQYEVWRDVFSPLHALNFGIAGDTTCNVLWRLQNGELENIRPKVVVLWVGTNNYQHTAEQVAGGILAIAQLLTSHLPKAKVVVLGLLPRGERPNPLREKNAAVNEYLRSWLPRLGRAQVLDVSGEFVHSDGAISPQDMFDFLHLTPTGYRSIAKPLSDLLLQILNETPEERRASLV, encoded by the exons ATGAGTGGTGATGAAATGAACCCAGCTGCAGTGGCTCAGTCAGTGGAGGATGTACAAGGAGATGACCGGTGGATGTCACAG cacacAAGATTTGTGCAGGAGTGTAAGGATGCTGAACCAGACGTGCTTTTTGTGGGGGATTCTTTGGTACAACTAATGCAGCAGTATGAG GTCTGGAGGGACGTATTCTCTCCTCTTCATGCGCTCAACTTTGGCATTGCAGGGGATACCACTTGTAATGTGCTGTGGAGGCTGCAGAACGGAGAGCTGGAGAACATCCGTCCCAAG GTGGTGGTGTTGTGGGTAGGAACCAACAATTACCAACACACAGCAGAGCAAGTTGCTGGAGGAATTCTTGCTATCGCGCAGCTGCTCACCTCCCACCTGCCCAAGGCAAAGGTAGTTGTACTG GGTTTGTTGCCTCGAGGAGAGCGACCCAACCCATTGAGGGAGAAGAACGCGGCGGTTAATGAGTACCTGCGCTCCTGGCTGCCACGGCTGGGCCGGGCTCAGGTCCTAGATGTGAGCGGGGAGTTCGTTCACTCCGACGGAGCCATCAGCCCGCAGGACATGTTCGACTTCCTCCACCTGACGCCGACGGGTTACCGCAGCATTGCAAAGCCCCTCAGCGACCTGCTGCTTCAGATATTGAATGAGACGCCAGAGGAGCGGCGGGCGTCGCTGGTTTGA